GAGAGCGGGTACGCCGGGTAGCTGTCCACGCCGCCGATGTAGTTGATCATGAGGTTGCCGGAGGAATCCAGAGGGACCTCGTCGCTGCCCAGCAGGAGTCGGTCCTCCGCAGGCCAGGCGATCTCCCCGATCCCCTCCATGTCGCTCACCACCTTGAGGGATATCTGCGGCATGAGCGTCCCCCGGTAGTCCAGCGCAAGGGGCAGCCTGCGGTAGACGCCGTCCTCGTCCGGCCTCGTCTGAGCGTTGCCGAAGCCGGTCGCGGTGTCGGCGATCTCGGGCACGGGCAGCGACTGGAGCGAGCGCGCGCTGGGCAGAAAACCCGGCGGCTCGCCGTCGAACGGCACCCGGCTCTTGGCGATCACGTCGGTCTCGATCGGGGGGGCGTCGGCGGTCTCGTGGGAGCTGGCGAACACGACGAAGTAGGATGGGGGGCCCCTCCTTATCCCCTCGGCGAACGCCTCGTCGTCGGCCAGCCCGTAGGAGGAGTCCTCGGAGAAGAAGAGGTCGAAGATCACGGCCCTAGCGCCCCCGCGCTTCGCGAACTCAAGCGCCCCGGCGTAGAGCTCGCGCGGCCACGGCCAGGAGATCCCCATCTGCTTCATGGCCACCAGCGACGGCTCGTCCACGTACAGCAGCGCCACGTTCCCGCCGGAGCCCTGCGCAGCACCCCTGGTGGCCTGCATCCGCCAGTCGTAGGTCATCATCTCCAGGGAGACGAGGCCGGAGACCTCACGGAACTCCATGAAGAGAAGCGCAGCGACGATGCCGATCACGACGCCCCAGAGCGCCTGCGAAGCGCGATGCCGGCCGACCCTCTTCTCGATCGAGCGCCTGCGCTCGCCGATCCTCTGCGAGAGTTCGTTCGAGAGCCTCTTTCGGAGCGCCTTTGTGTCGAATGGCATGGGGGGAAAAGAGAGGATATATCCGGCATTGTCAAGAAGAGCGTATCAGTTTGAAAATTAAACAAAATTTCAAGCACCAAATCCCAATGACCAAATAAGCACCAAATTCCAAATCCTAAATTCCAAACTTCAGGTTAAATAATTGGAGTTTCGGTCATTGGAATTTATTTGGAGTTTGGTGCTTGGGATTTGGAATTTCATTTCATACATCCCGAAATCCTCGAGAGCAGCCCCTCGATCATGCCCGCGTCGCGCTCGGTGAGGCCGGCGCGTCCGAATATCCTCTCCAGCCGCTCCCTTATGCGGCTGCGGAGCTGCCACGGCTCCTCGTCGTCGTAGCCGAGGGCGGCGAGCGCCAGTTCAGCCTCGGTCATAAGCTCGGATATGCGCTCCCTCGGCAGGTAGCTCTCCTGCATCCGGGGGTCGGGATCTGACGAAGCGGGCGGGATCATGCGGCTCATCTCGTAGCATGCCACGAGCACCGACTGCGCGAGGTTGAGCGAGGGGAGGGCGGCCGAAGAGGGGATCTCGACCGTGGCGTCGCAGCGCTCTATGTGTTCGTTGGCGAGCCCTGACTCCTCGGGCCCGAAGACGAGAGCTGCCCCGCCGTCCGAGGCCCGCGCAGCCAGCACTGGCGCTGCCTCGGCAACGGACATCCTCCTCTTGCGCCCCTTGCCGAACCTGCGCGTGAATGCTGCGGAGAAC
Above is a genomic segment from Pseudomonadota bacterium containing:
- a CDS encoding RNA methyltransferase, coding for MENNLAIVLVAPQGPANIGAAARAMKNFGISDLRLVTPCDHLSDEARRWAVAASDLLESAKIFPTLDAALMDIAFSAAFTRRFGKGRKRRMSVAEAAPVLAARASDGGAALVFGPEESGLANEHIERCDATVEIPSSAALPSLNLAQSVLVACYEMSRMIPPASSDPDPRMQESYLPRERISELMTEAELALAALGYDDEEPWQLRSRIRERLERIFGRAGLTERDAGMIEGLLSRISGCMK